One Prochlorococcus marinus XMU1406 DNA window includes the following coding sequences:
- a CDS encoding M10 family metallopeptidase C-terminal domain-containing protein — protein sequence MIKYSSKSKKISLGESKTYNLDKLPDLIHGVNCRCCSLREEVDIGSTSSSSLSEASFQTMANYLTSGFWTENSSSTREWNLSTSGDHPKLGSGSYPGKITYNLGYNSYDYDRLYYGVADLYRESFKLYEETLGIDFHELNYWSGNTADIDIVDEYYTGAWAVSTSTNGKISWAGINIQPGWASVYQGGYYLQTIHHEIGHVLGLGHQGNYNGTGSYSSDAKYVNDSWQATMMSYFSQTQNTSISASGIYLMTPSAVDWIALDDIYSDYSGYGVSNAFSGDTTFGFNTNISSSTSEIWSTFSSKIRTNSYCIVDGSGTDTLDLSEMTSNDKVDLRPTDKDSTKLYTSDIAGLTGNLHIAADTYIENCITGHGNDTLIGNDKNNNLQSGAGNDTLTGGAGNDTLNGGTGNDTLIGGTGDDTYVVDSISDTVTESASEGTDLIQSSVTYTASNNVENLTLTGSGNIDGTGNTLDNTLTGNSGNNTLDGSSGDDTLVGGAGNDTYVVDSTSDTVTEGSSAGTDLIQSSVTYTASNNV from the coding sequence TTGATTAAATATTCTTCAAAGTCAAAAAAAATAAGTTTAGGTGAATCCAAAACATACAACTTGGATAAATTACCAGATTTAATTCATGGGGTAAATTGTCGATGCTGTTCTTTAAGAGAAGAAGTAGATATAGGCAGTACTTCTAGCTCTTCATTGAGCGAAGCAAGTTTTCAAACAATGGCCAACTATTTAACATCTGGTTTTTGGACAGAAAACTCATCTTCAACAAGAGAATGGAATTTAAGTACCTCAGGAGATCATCCTAAATTAGGAAGTGGCTCATATCCAGGCAAGATTACATACAATTTGGGATATAATTCTTATGATTACGATCGTCTTTATTACGGAGTAGCTGACCTTTATAGGGAATCGTTCAAGTTATATGAAGAAACCTTAGGTATTGATTTTCACGAATTAAATTACTGGTCAGGGAATACTGCAGATATAGACATTGTAGATGAATACTATACTGGTGCTTGGGCTGTATCCACATCAACTAATGGAAAAATTTCTTGGGCGGGAATAAATATTCAACCAGGTTGGGCTAGTGTTTACCAAGGAGGTTATTATCTCCAAACTATTCATCATGAGATAGGTCATGTTTTAGGTTTAGGACATCAAGGAAATTACAACGGAACCGGATCATATTCTTCAGATGCGAAATATGTAAATGACTCTTGGCAAGCAACTATGATGTCATATTTTAGTCAAACTCAGAATACCTCAATTAGTGCCTCTGGAATTTATTTGATGACGCCCAGCGCAGTAGATTGGATAGCCCTTGATGATATTTATAGTGATTACTCTGGTTACGGCGTATCTAATGCATTTAGTGGGGATACCACTTTTGGTTTTAACACAAATATAAGTTCCTCAACAAGTGAAATTTGGAGCACTTTTTCTTCCAAAATACGGACTAATTCATATTGCATAGTTGATGGATCTGGTACTGATACTTTAGATCTTAGTGAGATGACTTCTAATGATAAAGTCGATTTACGTCCGACAGATAAAGATAGCACAAAGCTCTATACCTCTGACATAGCTGGATTAACAGGAAACCTCCATATCGCTGCTGATACTTATATTGAAAATTGTATTACTGGGCATGGGAACGATACTTTAATTGGAAATGACAAGAATAATAACCTGCAAAGCGGTGCTGGGAATGACACTCTTACCGGTGGAGCCGGAAATGATACTTTAAATGGTGGGACTGGAAACGATACTTTAATCGGAGGCACAGGTGATGATACTTATGTCGTTGATAGCATCAGTGATACCGTTACTGAATCTGCATCAGAAGGGACTGATCTAATACAATCTTCTGTTACCTACACAGCATCTAATAATGTAGAGAATTTAACTCTTACTGGTTCTGGGAATATTGATGGAACAGGTAATACTTTAGATAATACCCTTACCGGAAACTCTGGGAATAACACTCTTGATGGCAGCAGCGGAGATGATACTTTAGTCGGAGGAGCTGGCAATGACACTTATGTTGTAGACAGTACCAGCGATACAGTAACAGAAGGTTCCTCTGCCGGAACAGATTTAATTCAATCTTCTGTCACCTACACAGCATCTAATAATGTAGA